A genomic segment from Tuwongella immobilis encodes:
- the cas10 gene encoding type III-B CRISPR-associated protein Cas10/Cmr2, with amino-acid sequence MANKYLLTITVGPVQEFISAARRTRDLWFGSMMLSEISAAVAHALLTSKDGTVELIFPNVKKKDSSKLEYEARRNNDQALNVANIILAEVTTDDVATLVETAKKAAKDRWKEFANGAWAAASGAIRSDVWDNQIDDVLELFAVWVPHENSENYPADRKYLNRLLAGRKNLRDFAAGKGVEGLLKSSLDGQRETVLFEREKWPKRLQATLRIKRGEQLDIVGLVKRTAGGTQAYPSVSSVAVNPWVRGRSASECEQLTSLCETLVPTKLIRRTSSSNRSLESALPFEGTAFYTHRHHELIDEYSTTDDDRNQAEALLQPLKKALARLPEPQTHVAVLLADGDKMGAAMSLLKSAAEHRKFSADLASFADYAAKIVKAYHGVLIYAGGDDVLAILPVDTCVPCAKALSVAFTRAMQKYDSRTEKEKAEGGAENKVPPTLSVGIGIGHFMDNLEDLLDYARKAEKLAKNGEPKRNGLAVYEYKRGGAPIEIRSQWSGGEQNSWVNWAKTPNDRLMKYVGWILDGAIPMKLPYDLRNLVEHYRKWERDKPHLREAFTKDTVRVIHDKQPRTGNGHLPEIAAFVGSFTTVCHLDQFAKELLVAKLIADGFRDAGVRDSGDLTDQLTSYQGEVDKILPPAQPSKSTDSAEENK; translated from the coding sequence ATGGCGAACAAGTACCTACTGACGATCACCGTGGGGCCGGTGCAGGAGTTCATCTCGGCTGCGCGACGAACCCGCGACCTGTGGTTCGGCTCGATGATGCTCTCCGAAATCAGCGCCGCCGTCGCGCATGCTCTGCTGACGAGCAAGGACGGAACGGTCGAATTGATTTTTCCGAATGTGAAGAAGAAGGATTCGTCCAAGCTGGAATACGAGGCCCGGCGCAATAACGATCAGGCACTGAACGTCGCCAATATCATCCTCGCTGAGGTGACGACCGACGATGTAGCGACGCTCGTGGAGACAGCGAAAAAAGCAGCAAAAGATCGTTGGAAAGAATTTGCGAACGGGGCTTGGGCTGCTGCATCTGGAGCCATTCGTTCCGATGTCTGGGACAATCAGATCGATGACGTGCTGGAACTGTTCGCGGTCTGGGTGCCTCACGAGAACTCCGAAAATTACCCGGCAGACCGGAAGTATTTGAATCGACTCTTGGCCGGTCGGAAAAACCTGCGTGATTTCGCAGCCGGGAAGGGTGTCGAAGGGCTACTCAAGTCGTCGTTGGACGGTCAACGGGAAACTGTTCTCTTCGAGCGTGAAAAATGGCCGAAACGACTCCAAGCGACACTCCGAATCAAACGCGGTGAACAGCTTGATATTGTCGGTTTGGTCAAGCGGACGGCTGGTGGGACGCAGGCGTATCCGTCGGTTTCGAGTGTCGCTGTGAATCCGTGGGTACGCGGCCGAAGTGCGTCTGAATGCGAGCAACTGACTTCGCTCTGCGAGACGTTGGTTCCGACCAAGCTGATTCGACGGACTTCCTCAAGTAATCGTTCACTCGAATCGGCACTGCCATTTGAAGGAACGGCGTTCTACACGCATCGGCATCATGAATTGATCGATGAATATTCAACTACGGATGACGATCGGAACCAAGCGGAAGCACTTCTTCAGCCGCTGAAAAAAGCCTTGGCCCGCTTGCCAGAACCGCAGACGCATGTGGCGGTGTTGTTGGCGGATGGGGACAAGATGGGGGCGGCGATGTCGCTGCTGAAATCGGCGGCGGAGCATCGGAAATTCTCGGCGGATTTGGCGAGTTTTGCGGATTACGCGGCGAAAATCGTCAAAGCGTATCACGGCGTGCTGATCTATGCCGGTGGCGATGATGTGCTTGCGATTCTGCCCGTTGATACCTGTGTGCCGTGTGCCAAAGCGTTGTCGGTTGCGTTCACGCGGGCGATGCAGAAATATGATTCGCGGACGGAAAAAGAAAAAGCAGAGGGCGGCGCGGAAAACAAAGTGCCGCCGACGTTGTCGGTGGGGATCGGGATTGGTCACTTTATGGACAATCTCGAAGACCTGCTCGATTACGCCCGCAAGGCGGAAAAACTGGCCAAAAACGGTGAGCCGAAACGAAACGGCTTGGCGGTGTACGAGTACAAACGCGGCGGGGCACCGATTGAGATTCGCTCGCAATGGTCGGGCGGCGAACAAAATAGCTGGGTCAATTGGGCCAAGACACCGAATGATCGGTTGATGAAGTACGTCGGGTGGATTCTCGATGGGGCGATTCCGATGAAATTGCCCTACGATTTGCGGAATCTTGTTGAGCATTATCGAAAATGGGAGCGAGATAAGCCGCATCTCCGAGAAGCGTTCACCAAAGATACCGTGCGGGTGATTCACGACAAGCAGCCGCGGACGGGGAACGGACATCTTCCGGAAATCGCGGCGTTCGTGGGATCGTTCACGACGGTGTGTCATCTCGATCAATTCGCCAAGGAATTGCTGGTGGCCAAGCTCATCGCCGATGGCTTCCGCGATGCGGGCGTCCGGGATTCGGGCGACCTCACCGATCAACTGACGAGCTACCAAGGGGAAGTCGACAAGATATTGCCCCCAGCACAACCCAGCAAATCGACCGACAGCGCGGAGGAGAACAAGTGA
- a CDS encoding type III-B CRISPR module-associated Cmr3 family protein, which translates to MNELYLRLTAQDPLVARDGRPFGAGSGTRMKSLAWLSPSVVAGSFRTAWAKHNEIENQTFNDALVKKLKAFEIAGVFPMVADELYLPCPNDVVLVPNKDECQPATAVAAKPYSNWPSDGAGCDLPHGIKPVILSPGDAPDDFKPESLPKWWPMWAMTQWLLENEVSFLNNSENRYPFLDSPHLEERDHVEIEPGSGAAKDGRLFTTAALNLTQMKRYKQKMPSPTKKVECKLNEVKKELPIPESPFVNIDLATRVRGTGGQPIDYLHPLGGERRLVRWHQEATGANPWGCPADLAAKLKGAPRVRMVLVSPGIFQHGWQPGWLKLEGKEVKYLEGTPPMPNAKAGPKLRLVGVCNERWKAISGWSYEKNKVGPKAIRRMVPAGAVYFFEVLENREHLPELWLESVCDDEQDRRDGFGLAVWGTWQLGEVKSANK; encoded by the coding sequence GTGAATGAGTTGTATTTGCGGCTGACCGCGCAAGATCCGTTGGTGGCGCGAGACGGGCGGCCGTTCGGGGCCGGCTCGGGCACGCGGATGAAGAGTCTGGCGTGGCTGTCGCCCAGCGTGGTGGCAGGCTCGTTTCGCACCGCGTGGGCCAAGCATAACGAAATCGAAAATCAGACGTTCAATGATGCGTTGGTCAAAAAGCTAAAGGCATTCGAGATTGCCGGCGTGTTCCCGATGGTCGCCGACGAACTTTATTTGCCATGCCCGAACGATGTTGTCTTGGTGCCAAACAAGGACGAGTGCCAACCGGCAACGGCGGTGGCGGCGAAACCATACTCAAATTGGCCATCGGATGGGGCGGGCTGCGATCTGCCCCATGGAATCAAGCCGGTGATTTTGTCGCCAGGCGATGCGCCAGACGATTTCAAGCCGGAATCGCTACCGAAATGGTGGCCGATGTGGGCGATGACGCAATGGCTGCTTGAGAATGAGGTGTCATTCCTGAATAACTCGGAAAATCGCTACCCATTCTTGGATTCGCCGCACCTGGAAGAACGCGACCATGTGGAGATCGAACCGGGATCCGGAGCGGCAAAAGATGGGCGGCTATTCACGACGGCAGCGCTGAATCTCACGCAGATGAAGCGGTACAAGCAGAAGATGCCTAGTCCTACGAAGAAAGTCGAATGCAAGCTGAACGAAGTGAAGAAAGAATTGCCCATTCCAGAATCGCCATTCGTGAATATTGATTTGGCGACACGAGTTCGGGGGACTGGCGGCCAACCGATCGATTACCTGCATCCATTGGGTGGTGAACGGCGGCTGGTTCGCTGGCACCAAGAAGCGACGGGTGCGAATCCTTGGGGCTGTCCCGCCGATTTGGCTGCAAAGCTCAAGGGAGCCCCGCGCGTTCGCATGGTGCTGGTGTCGCCGGGGATTTTCCAGCATGGGTGGCAGCCGGGGTGGCTGAAACTGGAAGGGAAAGAAGTCAAATATCTGGAAGGGACGCCGCCGATGCCGAACGCGAAGGCGGGGCCAAAGTTGCGGCTGGTTGGCGTGTGCAACGAGCGTTGGAAGGCGATTTCCGGCTGGTCGTATGAGAAAAACAAAGTGGGGCCGAAGGCGATTCGGCGAATGGTGCCTGCGGGGGCGGTCTATTTCTTCGAGGTGCTCGAAAACCGCGAACATCTCCCTGAACTGTGGTTGGAATCGGTCTGCGACGATGAGCAAGATCGGCGAGATGGATTCGGGCTGGCGGTGTGGGGCACGTGGCAGTTGGGCGAAGTAAAATCCGCGAACAAGTGA
- the cmr4 gene encoding type III-B CRISPR module RAMP protein Cmr4, translating to MSNTRLYWLHALSPTHVGIGRGMGYIDLPIDRDGVTNWPIVRGSGFKGVLADFHKATEKKRDEEAVLRLAFGKAGDSDSNSGSLMPTDARLVCLPVRSFRGTFAWTTSVMCLSMLARTLKLAGVTRLLELPPRLEKGAMTTDSSALLQDKKVYLEDLDFSAMPDEKVTAWAAKIASWVFPDDKVWQETFKQRFVVIPDTAFDFLCETGTEVHTRVKIDDNSKTVVDGALWTEESIPAETILMGIIHCDKIFHREKDAKHGLTPEKLLEQFASGTPMLQIGGKATVGRGQVRCIFSEVK from the coding sequence ATGTCGAATACGCGATTGTATTGGTTGCATGCGCTCAGCCCGACCCATGTGGGGATTGGCCGCGGAATGGGCTACATCGACTTGCCGATCGACCGCGACGGCGTGACGAACTGGCCGATCGTGCGCGGCTCCGGGTTCAAAGGCGTGCTTGCGGATTTCCACAAGGCTACCGAAAAGAAGCGCGATGAAGAAGCGGTCCTCCGTCTTGCGTTTGGCAAAGCGGGCGATTCCGATTCCAATTCCGGGTCGCTGATGCCGACGGATGCCCGGTTGGTCTGTCTGCCGGTGCGCAGTTTCCGCGGCACCTTCGCGTGGACCACCTCCGTCATGTGCCTCTCGATGCTCGCCCGCACGCTGAAACTGGCGGGGGTGACCCGGCTGCTCGAACTGCCGCCGCGGTTGGAAAAAGGGGCAATGACAACGGACTCGTCCGCGTTGCTTCAAGACAAGAAAGTGTATCTGGAAGACTTGGATTTTTCGGCCATGCCGGACGAAAAGGTGACGGCTTGGGCTGCGAAGATCGCGAGTTGGGTCTTCCCGGATGACAAGGTTTGGCAAGAAACCTTCAAGCAGCGATTTGTGGTGATTCCGGACACGGCGTTCGATTTCCTCTGCGAAACGGGCACGGAAGTGCATACCCGAGTGAAGATCGACGACAACTCGAAAACGGTCGTCGATGGGGCACTCTGGACCGAGGAATCGATTCCTGCTGAGACGATTCTGATGGGGATCATTCACTGCGACAAGATCTTCCATCGTGAGAAAGACGCCAAGCATGGCCTGACGCCGGAGAAACTGCTGGAGCAATTCGCTTCAGGCACTCCGATGCTGCAAATCGGTGGCAAGGCGACGGTGGGGCGTGGGCAAGTTCGCTGCATTTTCTCGGAGGTGAAATAA
- the cmr5 gene encoding type III-B CRISPR module-associated protein Cmr5: protein MSETRSQKMAQTAYERVNERFKGSEKDVKEYTTFAKKFPALVHTCGLAQALAFAKAKDHSDYLDDLREVLGEIDNSLKKVDLIDYTNRLPLVDYMRLSRDAISAASWLKRYVEAEKAVEKANRDKTDPRSSASEG from the coding sequence ATGTCCGAAACCCGCAGCCAGAAAATGGCCCAAACTGCCTACGAGCGAGTCAATGAACGCTTCAAGGGAAGCGAAAAGGACGTCAAAGAATACACGACGTTTGCGAAGAAATTCCCGGCGTTGGTGCACACCTGCGGCCTGGCACAAGCGTTGGCGTTTGCCAAGGCCAAGGATCACAGCGATTACCTCGACGATTTGCGTGAAGTGTTGGGCGAGATCGATAATAGTTTGAAAAAGGTCGATTTGATTGACTACACAAACCGCTTGCCACTGGTCGATTACATGCGGCTCAGTCGCGATGCGATTTCGGCGGCGAGTTGGCTGAAACGCTATGTCGAAGCTGAAAAGGCAGTCGAAAAAGCCAATCGTGACAAGACCGATCCGCGATCATCGGCGAGTGAGGGATAA
- the cmr6 gene encoding type III-B CRISPR module RAMP protein Cmr6 → MREPIAKLNQKPNPVRSMGQHPGLLLHRYLDRVATGKASESGDPQAKTDLHRDATKAASDRDVHALYKSAYDRWQQQVALIPESLRQTAEMKSLGRLIVGLGTENVLETGIRLHHTYGMPVLPGSALKGLAAHYCHTVWGEADPRFRRRTEPKPETDDSTKSPGKAKPVTQKTTPHEVLFGDTDEAGFVIFHDGWMVPPENQASPLVEDVMTPHHPEWLEGKVAPSDFDSPVPVPFLAVEGTFALTLTWCGPEPEKCGPWMKLAMELLTEALAEWGIGGKTSSGYGRFDLEHYRKSTEERVKKKAAEDAKAAEEAKLASMSPLERRIEEILAKRTNQNEKRFHINLITALRENKLFTDEAERKAIAAVVKARMEADKLWGKKDEQSRVALIKQILGES, encoded by the coding sequence ATGCGAGAGCCGATTGCGAAATTGAATCAGAAACCGAACCCAGTGAGGTCGATGGGGCAACATCCGGGATTGCTGTTGCATCGCTACCTCGATCGGGTTGCGACGGGGAAAGCGTCGGAATCGGGTGATCCGCAGGCCAAGACCGATTTGCATCGGGATGCGACCAAGGCGGCGAGCGATCGGGACGTGCATGCCTTGTACAAGTCGGCATATGATCGCTGGCAGCAACAGGTTGCGCTGATTCCGGAGTCGCTGCGACAGACGGCGGAAATGAAGTCGCTGGGGCGATTGATTGTCGGCCTGGGGACGGAAAACGTGCTGGAAACGGGCATTCGGCTGCATCACACGTATGGCATGCCGGTCTTGCCGGGCTCTGCGCTGAAGGGGCTGGCCGCGCACTATTGCCACACCGTTTGGGGCGAAGCGGACCCGCGATTTCGTCGCCGAACTGAGCCGAAGCCCGAGACGGATGACTCCACCAAATCGCCGGGCAAAGCGAAGCCGGTGACGCAGAAGACGACTCCGCACGAAGTGCTGTTTGGTGACACGGACGAAGCGGGGTTTGTGATCTTTCACGATGGCTGGATGGTGCCGCCGGAAAATCAGGCATCGCCGCTGGTGGAAGATGTCATGACGCCGCATCACCCGGAATGGCTGGAAGGCAAGGTTGCACCGAGCGATTTCGATAGCCCGGTGCCGGTGCCGTTCCTGGCCGTGGAAGGCACCTTCGCATTGACGCTGACCTGGTGCGGTCCCGAACCGGAAAAGTGCGGCCCGTGGATGAAATTGGCGATGGAACTGCTCACCGAAGCCCTCGCCGAGTGGGGTATTGGCGGCAAAACCAGCAGCGGCTACGGCCGATTCGATCTGGAACATTACCGCAAAAGTACCGAGGAACGCGTCAAGAAGAAGGCGGCGGAAGACGCCAAAGCCGCTGAAGAAGCGAAATTGGCATCAATGTCGCCGTTGGAACGCCGAATCGAAGAGATTCTCGCCAAGCGAACGAATCAAAACGAAAAGCGGTTCCACATCAACCTGATCACGGCGTTACGGGAGAACAAACTGTTCACCGACGAAGCCGAACGCAAAGCGATTGCCGCCGTGGTGAAAGCCCGCATGGAAGCCGACAAGCTTTGGGGCAAAAAGGACGAACAGAGTCGCGTTGCGCTCATCAAGCAGATTCTCGGCGAAAGTTGA
- the csx2 gene encoding TIGR02221 family CRISPR-associated protein, producing MPTTVVSFIGTGRRSNEADPRTRYSKTTYRFLLPGIGARLESTSLFGVGLLRYLRATKVDVDRWLVMGTSASLWSELYELLDNPDEVLEEYCEIDELVAAKQVTTEALAKWQSVLNSRLNRVQFSLCLTGSAMELPSQHEAARAMFQHIPRGNRVVMDITHGFRHQPVIATAIVSLMRWTHDIQHVRYFYGAYDAREGDVAPAVELPIFQELLEATEASAILDTTGNYQQTASRLGMDAELAWFLESTNQLGSAKNQVNRLQQVLSEPTDPIRTELHDLLADRLEWARQDKFVSRYRQAARNALDQNDYFRAVVLVYEGLLVLANSILRPGSDPVNYQYREESGKEIVAKLSGEEKRLFKHLANTRNACAHGTRSDVFEVQQILATPQAFRAFMEEAFGLFDRFPKILADEANR from the coding sequence ATGCCAACGACGGTGGTGAGCTTTATTGGAACGGGGCGGCGGTCGAACGAGGCCGATCCCCGGACGCGATACTCGAAGACAACGTATCGCTTTCTACTTCCGGGAATCGGTGCGAGATTGGAATCGACGTCTTTGTTTGGAGTGGGGTTGTTGCGCTATCTTCGTGCAACGAAGGTGGATGTGGATCGATGGTTAGTGATGGGTACATCTGCTTCGTTATGGTCGGAATTGTACGAACTGTTGGACAACCCCGACGAAGTGCTTGAGGAATACTGCGAGATCGATGAGTTGGTTGCGGCGAAACAAGTGACCACCGAAGCGTTGGCGAAATGGCAATCCGTTTTGAATTCACGCTTAAATCGGGTGCAATTCTCGCTCTGCTTGACTGGGTCGGCGATGGAATTGCCGTCGCAACACGAAGCGGCTCGCGCGATGTTTCAGCATATTCCGCGTGGCAACCGAGTGGTGATGGACATTACTCACGGCTTTCGACACCAGCCGGTCATCGCAACCGCGATTGTGTCGCTGATGCGTTGGACCCATGACATCCAACATGTTCGCTATTTTTATGGAGCGTATGACGCCAGAGAGGGCGACGTCGCACCGGCTGTTGAATTGCCGATTTTCCAAGAATTGCTCGAAGCGACGGAAGCCTCCGCGATTCTGGACACGACGGGGAACTATCAACAAACGGCGTCCCGACTCGGGATGGATGCGGAATTGGCGTGGTTTCTGGAAAGCACCAATCAGCTCGGATCGGCCAAGAATCAAGTCAATCGATTGCAGCAAGTGTTGTCCGAGCCGACCGATCCGATTCGCACGGAACTGCACGATTTGTTGGCCGATCGACTCGAATGGGCGAGACAGGATAAATTCGTATCACGATACCGACAGGCCGCACGGAATGCCTTGGATCAGAATGATTATTTTCGGGCGGTTGTGTTAGTTTATGAAGGCTTGTTGGTGCTGGCGAATTCGATTTTGCGACCCGGCAGCGATCCAGTCAATTACCAGTATCGCGAGGAAAGTGGGAAAGAGATCGTGGCCAAGCTTTCGGGTGAAGAGAAACGACTTTTCAAACACTTGGCGAACACACGCAACGCCTGTGCCCATGGGACGCGGTCTGATGTTTTCGAAGTGCAACAAATTCTTGCGACTCCGCAGGCATTTCGAGCATTCATGGAAGAAGCGTTTGGGTTATTTGATCGCTTTCCAAAAATCCTCGCAGATGAGGCGAATCGCTGA
- the csx15 gene encoding CRISPR-associated protein Csx15, with translation MQILNFGHPLTDGQVAAVQELAGQTVEGVISIATQFDHAQPFAGQAQQLLQSEKLREFPWQTGKFIVNPPSLAIIAATLLAELQGLCGYLPTVIRLRPVAGAVPLEFEVAELISLQQLRDAARTRRSS, from the coding sequence ATGCAAATCCTCAATTTTGGGCATCCGCTGACGGATGGGCAGGTGGCGGCGGTGCAGGAGCTTGCGGGGCAGACGGTGGAAGGGGTGATTTCGATTGCGACGCAGTTCGATCACGCTCAGCCGTTTGCAGGGCAGGCACAGCAGTTGTTGCAATCGGAGAAATTGCGAGAGTTCCCCTGGCAGACGGGGAAATTCATTGTGAATCCGCCCAGTTTGGCGATCATTGCAGCGACGCTGCTTGCCGAGCTTCAGGGGCTTTGCGGCTATTTGCCGACTGTCATTCGGCTGCGGCCGGTGGCGGGGGCGGTGCCGTTGGAATTCGAAGTGGCGGAACTCATTTCGTTGCAGCAGCTTCGAGATGCGGCTCGGACACGTCGGAGCAGTTGA